In Leptospira terpstrae serovar Hualin str. LT 11-33 = ATCC 700639, the following are encoded in one genomic region:
- a CDS encoding ParA family protein, with amino-acid sequence MKIITVANIKGGTSKSTTAIHLALALSKKGTTLAIDMDPQADLSDFFFPEEPVEFFDSGNTLTVLNAETTLAESVKPANNIDVLPSIIELSDLSYLASKDFSMIPRLKNILLKAKYDYVVIDTPGSGSSENIASYLPASVILVPVTPSKWAVRTVAQVLKKVEEAERFDEQSKKKSVMILPSQWGTSQKQMDLLEKLNTIKSLKILEPIPKNDSIRDRTETGKPLQEGSTPWKAFETLAEKLK; translated from the coding sequence ATGAAGATCATAACAGTTGCCAATATCAAAGGCGGAACTTCCAAATCAACTACTGCCATCCATTTAGCTCTGGCTCTTTCCAAAAAAGGCACCACCTTAGCTATAGACATGGACCCACAAGCAGATCTTTCCGACTTCTTTTTCCCTGAAGAACCAGTTGAATTTTTTGATTCAGGAAACACTCTCACTGTTTTAAACGCAGAGACAACACTAGCCGAGTCTGTAAAACCAGCAAACAACATAGATGTATTACCCTCAATCATCGAACTTTCCGATTTAAGTTATCTTGCATCAAAAGATTTTTCCATGATCCCTCGCCTAAAAAACATTTTACTGAAGGCCAAATACGATTACGTAGTAATCGACACACCCGGATCAGGATCTTCAGAAAACATAGCCTCTTATTTACCTGCATCAGTTATTCTTGTCCCAGTAACACCTTCCAAATGGGCAGTACGGACTGTTGCTCAAGTTCTCAAAAAAGTAGAAGAAGCAGAAAGGTTCGATGAACAATCCAAAAAAAAATCAGTGATGATTCTCCCCTCTCAGTGGGGGACTTCCCAAAAACAAATGGACCTTCTCGAAAAACTAAACACAATAAAGTCGTTAAAAATCCTGGAACCGATTCCGAAAAATGACAGCATTCGGGACCGTACAGAAACCGGAAAACCTCTACAAGAAGGAAGCACCCCTTGGAAAGCTTTTGAAACTTTAGCGGAGAAACTAAAATAA
- a CDS encoding ParB/RepB/Spo0J family partition protein: protein MKNKANYNPADILSRATARTSSLNPFLKEEGTTNHNATDIPIDQILTENNPRRTFNESTIRELAESISQYGLLQPIVVRKKAGKYELINGERRFRAHKLLKRKTILAIVKNVEQIDVSKLPEIKLVENLQREDLSESDLALSLQELKNRHKETNEQLAKRINKSGQWVKTKIAHAEILKESNINTTSDKSHPIFQIPTSLFTEIAPLDVPNRKKAIDYLIKGLEKKGDFPSRNDLRDFVRPLKPNKPKQTKPKLGNLELKDLKSKLLKIKEKISLLQKEKTILEETIRKFKK from the coding sequence ATGAAAAACAAAGCAAACTATAATCCAGCAGATATTCTTTCTAGAGCCACAGCTAGAACCTCTTCTCTAAACCCATTCCTAAAAGAAGAAGGGACTACTAATCACAATGCAACAGACATCCCTATCGACCAGATATTAACAGAAAACAACCCACGAAGAACATTTAACGAATCCACTATCCGAGAATTAGCAGAATCTATTTCCCAATATGGACTTTTACAACCAATTGTTGTCAGAAAAAAAGCAGGGAAATATGAACTCATCAATGGAGAAAGACGTTTCAGAGCACACAAACTTCTCAAAAGAAAAACCATTCTTGCGATCGTTAAAAACGTAGAACAAATTGATGTTTCTAAATTACCCGAAATCAAGTTGGTAGAAAACTTGCAACGTGAAGATCTTTCAGAATCTGATTTGGCACTTTCACTCCAAGAACTAAAAAATAGACACAAAGAAACCAATGAACAATTGGCAAAACGTATCAACAAATCTGGACAGTGGGTAAAAACAAAAATCGCTCATGCAGAAATTCTAAAAGAATCAAATATCAATACAACATCAGACAAAAGTCACCCCATCTTCCAAATTCCTACAAGTTTATTCACCGAAATTGCTCCACTCGATGTTCCCAATAGAAAAAAAGCTATCGATTATCTTATCAAAGGGTTAGAGAAAAAAGGTGACTTCCCTTCTCGTAACGACCTTAGGGATTTTGTTCGTCCATTAAAACCAAACAAACCTAAACAAACAAAACCCAAACTAGGCAATTTAGAACTAAAGGATCTAAAATCCAAACTTCTTAAAATTAAGGAAAAAATCTCTCTGCTACAAAAGGAAAAAACGATCCTTGAGGAAACCATTCGTAAGTTCAAAAAATAA